DNA from Roseimicrobium sp. ORNL1:
TTTCCTAAACGAAGGGGCGCACTTCACTTGCCAGCCACACGCGGCGGCACCCAGAAGACCCACCGCTGGGGCGGTTCATTTCCCATCGCGAACCGGAGTTCCACCAGAGTAGGCCGCTGAGGGCGACTCAACGCATTCACCCCCTCCTGCACCTGCTGCGGCGCTTCAGCCGGAGGTGGCGGAGAAGGATTCTCTCCGGGAGCTTGTGGACCTTGGGGTTGTTGAGGAGCGTTTCGAGTCGGCTCTCTCAATGCCGTGAGCGGCATGCCTTCATTCCACACGCTGATCCATTGCCTGGTCTGCGGCTGAAAGACCAGCCATTCCATCATACGCACATTCTCCAGAAGCACCACCCGTGTGCCGAGTCTCTTGTCCCCCATCTCCCAGGCAAGCAGTTGCTCTTCAGAGAGGGACCGCACGACCAGCCGCAGATAACCATCCACCGTGGTCTCCGTCTCCAAAATAGTGAAAGGTCCAGCCGAGGCAGACAAAAGAGAAGGCGCATCTCCCAGAGCGAGCTCGGTGGTATAAAGGCCACCGTCCTCCCGGGTACGCAGGCGCATCATCGCGTTCGGTGGCAGGCTGCGCAGACTGCGTGAGCACAGCTCGACAAAGGCGTGCGTGCGTGCGCCGCGCTGCTGGGAGGTGATGAGATCCTGGGCAAGCTGGGTCACTGCAATCACAATGCCAAACACAGCGCTTACCAGCAGGGAGGTGATGAACATGACGATGATCATCTCCAGCAAGGTGAAACCGCCTTCGCGACGGCGCCTCACAGACGCCCGCCATCCCTGATCAGGTGTGGATGTGAAAGCGTTCATTGCGGTGTGCCCATGCCCGTGGGGCGGAAGATCAGGGGATAGGCCCAGGTCTCCGCAAACGCACTCTGCTCACGACCTGCGTCCATCCATCGCGCCGTGACGCGGACCAGATACAAGCCCTGCAATGGATTGCCGTCCTGATTCTTCAGTTCGAGTGGCTCCCTCCGGATGATATAGGTGAAGGCTCCATCCCTCACCTCATTCTCGGTGACCAGGGGCACCCTCGTGTTCTCCACCATCCATAACGGATCCCGCGTGGCTTCCTGCAGGAGGTTATCCAGGCGCGCCTGGACATTTCCCTTCTGCCGCGCGGCAACTGAGGTGCGCCCACTGGAGTTGATGGCCTCGATGAGTGCCACGGCTGCCATGCCAAAGATGAAGACCGCGAGCATGGTCTCCAGCAGGGTGAAGCCCGCCTCATGGAGGCAGCGCCTGCGGCGCCACGTGCCTTTCGGGTACATGATGGGGGCTGCAAGTTTCATCGCGCCACCATGCGCTCCTCTTTCGCCGCACCTGTGAGCGGATCCAGCGTCACCTCAAACCATGACAGGCCCCTCTCAAAACGCGCCGTCAGCGGTTCACACAACCCGCTGGGAGTAATGATGAGCCGCTGGCCCTCCGCGGGCGCAAATTTCTCTGCTCCAAACCGGCGTAGCGAGAGCGCCATGCCGGGAGGCAGGGTGACTCGTTTCACCGGCACAGGTGTATCGTCGCCCGGTCTCGGGATGCGTAGTGGCATCGCCGCGCCCGTCTTGTCGAAGACCAGTACCTGCGGCCTCTCATACAAAGTCGCGCGGCGCACTGCTTCTGCCGCGAGTTCCTTGAACTCCAGCACCGGCTTGCGCAATTCCTGCTCCTGCATCATGCCATCGAAACTCATCGTTCCGAGACCGACGACGAGGATGATGATGACCAGCACGATCATCAACTCCAGCAGGGTGAACGCACCCGTCCGCAGGGTCAAGGCCACGCCAAAGCGCGGCTCATGCCTCAGACGGAGGGACTTCATGGCGCTGGTGGCTACCAGTTTCCAAGGTCGTCCTGCGTGCCATCCAGGCCATCCTCGCCAAAGGAATACACATCGACCCCGGACGGATTGTGCTTGCCCGGGTTACGGTAGCCCATCTTGCGCTGCCACGGATCCACGATGCCGTCAGACTTCACAAGCTGCTTCCACTGGCGAGGTTGGGGGGCGACGGTCGGCTGGCTCACCAGCGCATCCAGTCCCTGCGCCTGGGTGGGATAGCCACCATTATCGAGACGGTAGGATACGAGGCTCGCTTCCAAGCTGCGCACCTTCGCCTTGGTGGTATTTTTCTCAGCGCTGGCGGTGATGTTCTGGAACATGAGAGCCGCGCCACCGATGATGAGGCTGATGATGAGGAGCACCAGCATCATTTCCATGAGGGTGAAGCCGGCAGTGTCAGCCCCAAACCGGGCCTGTGACCGAGTGGCATGCGAGGAAATTTTCATGGGGTGAGTCTAGGGAGTTTCGCCGGGAGGGGCAAGGGAGAAGCAAGTGACGGTAAGGACATAAAACACCTGATGAATGTCACGTCAGCGCTCCTGGATTTGCTGCAGGGTGCTGAAGACGATGCTGATCATCACCCACACCATGCTGCCCACCAGCACCGCCATGACCAGCATAAGCACCGGCTGCAGCAGTGCAGTAGCGTGGTCAATCGTCTTGGTGAGCTGACGATCAAAGCGCTCTGCTGCTTTCTCCAGCGCATCCGCCATTTCACCGGTCTGCTCACCCACGCGGATCATGTCGACCACCAGCGGACGCATCACCCCCGTTTTTTCCATCGCGCGGCTCAGGGAACCGCCATCGTGCACCGCCGTCTCCACCGAGACCAATTGCTCACGCAGATAAAGGTTCATCGTGGCCTTCCGCACCAGCTCGAGTGCCCGGTGCAGGGGCAGGCCGTTCTTCAGGAGATTGCCCAGGGTTTCCAGAAACTGTACTTCAAACCGCGTGCGCAGCACCGGGCCGTACAAGGGCAGGTTTAGCATGGTGCGATGCCACCACGCGATCCGCCCCTTATCTTGGAACAACAGGTGTACCACAAT
Protein-coding regions in this window:
- a CDS encoding general secretion pathway protein GspH translates to MKSLRLRHEPRFGVALTLRTGAFTLLELMIVLVIIILVVGLGTMSFDGMMQEQELRKPVLEFKELAAEAVRRATLYERPQVLVFDKTGAAMPLRIPRPGDDTPVPVKRVTLPPGMALSLRRFGAEKFAPAEGQRLIITPSGLCEPLTARFERGLSWFEVTLDPLTGAAKEERMVAR
- the gspG gene encoding type II secretion system major pseudopilin GspG; translation: MKISSHATRSQARFGADTAGFTLMEMMLVLLIISLIIGGAALMFQNITASAEKNTTKAKVRSLEASLVSYRLDNGGYPTQAQGLDALVSQPTVAPQPRQWKQLVKSDGIVDPWQRKMGYRNPGKHNPSGVDVYSFGEDGLDGTQDDLGNW
- a CDS encoding type II secretion system protein; amino-acid sequence: MKLAAPIMYPKGTWRRRRCLHEAGFTLLETMLAVFIFGMAAVALIEAINSSGRTSVAARQKGNVQARLDNLLQEATRDPLWMVENTRVPLVTENEVRDGAFTYIIRREPLELKNQDGNPLQGLYLVRVTARWMDAGREQSAFAETWAYPLIFRPTGMGTPQ
- a CDS encoding prepilin-type N-terminal cleavage/methylation domain-containing protein, which codes for MRRRREGGFTLLEMIIVMFITSLLVSAVFGIVIAVTQLAQDLITSQQRGARTHAFVELCSRSLRSLPPNAMMRLRTREDGGLYTTELALGDAPSLLSASAGPFTILETETTVDGYLRLVVRSLSEEQLLAWEMGDKRLGTRVVLLENVRMMEWLVFQPQTRQWISVWNEGMPLTALREPTRNAPQQPQGPQAPGENPSPPPPAEAPQQVQEGVNALSRPQRPTLVELRFAMGNEPPQRWVFWVPPRVAGK